A window of Esox lucius isolate fEsoLuc1 chromosome 18, fEsoLuc1.pri, whole genome shotgun sequence contains these coding sequences:
- the si:dkey-71h2.2 gene encoding low density lipoprotein receptor adapter protein 1 isoform X2: MDALKSAGRAIIKSPGVPRHTWGTSKHEKLPENWTDTKETLLEGMVFQVKYLGMTLVGQPKGEDMASAAIRRIVATARASAKKFQKVTLTISPKGIIITDTETQDLVENVSIYRISYCTADKTQDKVFAYVSQSQFNETLECHAFLCHKKKIAQAVTLTVAQAFKVALDLWEIAQEDKSKKTRMCCSCSVSDGQTETTATHTQPVSDSEKPLVKEENVRQPFFSMSFSSPSPRNKPSLRRPIKHDSWDVEDGFDDAFSSNMELDEMDTALQSPGRDRNLTMQF, translated from the exons AGCTACCAGAGAACTGGACGGACACCAAAGAGACCCTATTGGAGGGGATGGTGTTTCAGGTGAAATACCTCGGCATGACCCTGGTGGGACAGCCCAAAGGGGAGGACATGGCCTCTGCCGCTATTCGCCGGATCGTCGCCACG GCCCGGGCCAGTGCTAAGAAGTTCCAGAAGGTGACCCTGACAATCTCCCCTAAAGGCATAATCATCacggacacagagacacaggacCTTGTTGAAAACGTCTCAATATACAG AATTTCCTACTGTACGGCAGATAAAACTCAGGACAAGGTGTTTGCCTACGTTTCTCAGAGTCAGTTCAACGAGACGCTAGAGTGTCATGCCTTCCTCTGCCACAAGAAGAAGATT GCTCAGGCTGTAACTCTGACAGTGGCCCAGGCCTTCAAAGTAGCTCTGGACCTGTGGGAGATTGCTCAAGAAG ATAAGAGTAAAAAGACCAGGATGTGTTGCTCGTGTTCAGTCAGTGATGGACAAACAGAGacgacagccacacacacacaacctgtctCAG ACTCAGAAAAGCCCCTGGTGAAGGAGGAGAATGTGAGACAGCCGTTCTTCTCCATGTCCTTCAGCTCACCGTCGCCACGCAACAAACCCAGCCTGAGACGACCAATCAAACACGACTCCTGG GATGTGGAGGATGGCTTCGATGACGCATTCTCAAG CAACATGGAGCTTGATGAAATGGACACTG CCTTGCAGAGTCCCGGTCGAGACCGAAATCTGACGATGCAGTTTTGA
- the si:dkey-71h2.2 gene encoding low density lipoprotein receptor adapter protein 1 isoform X1 — protein sequence MDALKSAGRAIIKSPGVPRHTWGTSKHEKLPENWTDTKETLLEGMVFQVKYLGMTLVGQPKGEDMASAAIRRIVATARASAKKFQKVTLTISPKGIIITDTETQDLVENVSIYRISYCTADKTQDKVFAYVSQSQFNETLECHAFLCHKKKIAQAVTLTVAQAFKVALDLWEIAQEDKSKKTRMCCSCSVSDGQTETTATHTQPVSDSEKPLVKEENVRQPFFSMSFSSPSPRNKPSLRRPIKHDSWDVEDGFDDAFSSNMELDEMDTGKSALQSPGRDRNLTMQF from the exons AGCTACCAGAGAACTGGACGGACACCAAAGAGACCCTATTGGAGGGGATGGTGTTTCAGGTGAAATACCTCGGCATGACCCTGGTGGGACAGCCCAAAGGGGAGGACATGGCCTCTGCCGCTATTCGCCGGATCGTCGCCACG GCCCGGGCCAGTGCTAAGAAGTTCCAGAAGGTGACCCTGACAATCTCCCCTAAAGGCATAATCATCacggacacagagacacaggacCTTGTTGAAAACGTCTCAATATACAG AATTTCCTACTGTACGGCAGATAAAACTCAGGACAAGGTGTTTGCCTACGTTTCTCAGAGTCAGTTCAACGAGACGCTAGAGTGTCATGCCTTCCTCTGCCACAAGAAGAAGATT GCTCAGGCTGTAACTCTGACAGTGGCCCAGGCCTTCAAAGTAGCTCTGGACCTGTGGGAGATTGCTCAAGAAG ATAAGAGTAAAAAGACCAGGATGTGTTGCTCGTGTTCAGTCAGTGATGGACAAACAGAGacgacagccacacacacacaacctgtctCAG ACTCAGAAAAGCCCCTGGTGAAGGAGGAGAATGTGAGACAGCCGTTCTTCTCCATGTCCTTCAGCTCACCGTCGCCACGCAACAAACCCAGCCTGAGACGACCAATCAAACACGACTCCTGG GATGTGGAGGATGGCTTCGATGACGCATTCTCAAG CAACATGGAGCTTGATGAAATGGACACTGGTAAGTCAG CCTTGCAGAGTCCCGGTCGAGACCGAAATCTGACGATGCAGTTTTGA